Proteins from one Oscillatoria nigro-viridis PCC 7112 genomic window:
- a CDS encoding alpha/beta fold hydrolase, whose product MPYITVGQENSANIDIYYEDLGTGQPVVLIHGFPLSGHSWEKQVLVLLNEGYRVITYDRRGFGNSSQPSFGYDYDTFASDLNALMTKLDLRDAVLVGFSMGTGEVTRYLGKYGSERVQKAVLMAPVPPFLLKTDDNPEGVEQSVFDGIMKAIVEDRPAYFSAFFKDFFNVDLLLGDRISHEAIQASWNVAAAASAKATLDCVPSWLTDFRDALPRIDVPTLIIHGDSDRILPFESTAKRLPQLIKDSRLVVIPGGPHAINWTHAEQVNPLLLDFLKGN is encoded by the coding sequence ATGCCTTACATTACTGTTGGTCAAGAAAACTCTGCAAACATTGATATCTACTACGAAGATTTGGGAACAGGGCAACCTGTTGTTTTGATTCACGGATTTCCCTTGAGCGGTCATTCTTGGGAAAAGCAGGTATTAGTTCTGCTGAACGAGGGGTATCGGGTTATCACCTACGATCGCCGAGGATTTGGCAACTCCAGTCAACCTTCGTTTGGATATGACTACGACACCTTCGCATCAGATCTCAATGCGCTGATGACCAAACTCGACCTCCGCGATGCCGTGCTGGTCGGTTTCTCTATGGGGACAGGTGAAGTAACACGCTATCTCGGCAAATACGGATCGGAGCGTGTGCAAAAAGCCGTGCTGATGGCTCCTGTTCCTCCTTTCCTGTTAAAGACAGACGATAACCCAGAAGGCGTCGAGCAAAGCGTTTTTGACGGGATTATGAAAGCGATTGTTGAAGACCGCCCAGCCTATTTTTCCGCATTCTTCAAAGATTTTTTCAACGTGGATTTACTGCTTGGAGACCGCATCAGCCATGAAGCAATTCAAGCCAGTTGGAATGTTGCAGCAGCAGCCTCTGCTAAGGCAACTCTGGATTGTGTGCCATCTTGGTTGACTGATTTTCGTGACGCTCTACCTCGCATCGATGTGCCGACTCTGATCATTCATGGAGATAGCGATCGCATTCTGCCATTTGAGTCTACCGCAAAGAGACTGCCGCAGCTAATTAAAGACAGTCGCCTTGTGGTGATACCTGGCGGCCCTCATGCTATCAATTGGACTCATGCCGAACAAGTGAATCCTTTACTGCTGGACTTTCTTAAAGGAAATTAA
- a CDS encoding nuclear transport factor 2 family protein, giving the protein MDLQQLTALENIRQVKARYCRFIDLKQWDDFKNLFTPTVHLTFHGVEGELLYQFTDLQSFIDQTATTLSGSQTIHQVHNSEIQLTSETTARAIWSMEDWIIYPKDVKGLFKTLHGFGHYYEMLELREGCWLTTTLSLKRTILTIT; this is encoded by the coding sequence ATGGATCTTCAACAACTCACGGCGCTGGAAAATATTCGTCAGGTCAAAGCACGCTATTGCCGATTCATCGATCTCAAGCAGTGGGACGATTTCAAAAACTTATTTACGCCGACGGTGCATCTTACTTTTCATGGCGTTGAAGGAGAGCTGTTATACCAATTTACAGACCTTCAAAGTTTCATCGACCAAACAGCAACCACGTTAAGCGGATCTCAGACCATCCATCAGGTTCATAACTCTGAAATTCAATTGACTTCGGAAACGACAGCGCGGGCGATCTGGTCGATGGAGGACTGGATCATTTATCCCAAAGATGTAAAAGGGCTTTTCAAAACGCTTCATGGCTTCGGACATTATTACGAAATGCTGGAATTGAGAGAGGGCTGCTGGCTCACTACGACACTTAGCTTAAAAAGAACCATTCTGACTATTACCTGA
- a CDS encoding zinc-binding dehydrogenase translates to MVQKMKAVIMTEPGGLEALTYTEVDMPRIEHPTDVLVKIKAAGVNPGDCQNRKFGFPSYAVGSGKQGFSILGMDGVGIVEAVGTGITHIELGDEVWYYDGGYADKHGSYAQYKVVNGHYLSPKPKSLDYITAAALPVVALTAWEAVIDRANVQLGDFVLVHGGAGGIGHISIQLVLNRGGRVATTVSGTAKEKLVRTLGAELLIDYKKVDVKQALIYWTGKDGADVVLDYIGRENFANSIDLVAPYGTLVNTVVSNWPNGNNLVAEYKNLSMKFVNIGLPQVTGNHEFRVRQTQILKEISRLVDVGQLQVHLDQVFPLQQVAEAQRSLEAGEIIGRVVIEM, encoded by the coding sequence ATGGTTCAGAAAATGAAAGCGGTTATCATGACCGAACCTGGCGGTTTGGAAGCGTTGACTTACACAGAAGTCGATATGCCGCGTATTGAACATCCAACCGATGTACTAGTAAAAATCAAAGCGGCAGGTGTTAATCCAGGCGATTGTCAAAACAGAAAATTCGGGTTTCCTTCTTATGCGGTAGGGTCAGGGAAACAGGGCTTTAGTATCCTGGGGATGGACGGAGTTGGCATTGTCGAGGCGGTAGGAACGGGTATCACGCACATTGAGCTGGGTGATGAAGTTTGGTATTACGACGGCGGCTACGCAGATAAACATGGTAGCTACGCGCAATATAAAGTTGTTAATGGTCATTATCTGTCGCCAAAGCCGAAGTCGCTTGATTATATAACAGCCGCAGCGTTGCCCGTCGTCGCTTTGACGGCGTGGGAGGCGGTAATTGATCGGGCGAATGTCCAATTAGGTGACTTTGTATTGGTACACGGCGGCGCTGGTGGGATTGGGCATATCAGCATTCAACTGGTGCTAAATCGCGGTGGACGTGTGGCGACGACAGTTAGTGGTACTGCAAAGGAAAAATTGGTACGTACACTAGGAGCCGAATTACTCATCGACTATAAAAAAGTGGATGTGAAGCAAGCGCTAATTTACTGGACAGGTAAGGATGGTGCAGATGTCGTGCTTGACTACATTGGTCGTGAAAACTTTGCCAACAGCATCGACCTAGTTGCACCGTATGGAACGCTCGTAAATACAGTCGTCTCTAATTGGCCGAATGGGAACAATCTCGTTGCCGAATATAAAAATTTGAGCATGAAGTTCGTCAATATAGGTTTGCCGCAAGTGACTGGCAACCATGAATTTCGGGTTCGCCAAACGCAGATTCTCAAAGAAATCTCACGACTAGTCGATGTTGGTCAATTGCAGGTTCACCTCGATCAAGTTTTTCCACTTCAACAAGTAGCCGAAGCACAGCGATCGCTAGAGGCTGGTGAAATTATTGGGCGTGTTGTCATTGAAATGTAA
- a CDS encoding Gfo/Idh/MocA family protein, which yields MENGKIGVGIIGVHPSRGWAMTAHLPALQASPDFKIVALTNSDPTMAEESALKFNVPYAFQLHEDLLACPDVDLVVVTVKVPYHFELVSAAIRAGKSVYCEWPLANGLQEAVELEQLAKKYKVHAVVGLQSRTTPEVNFIRDLIRDGYVGEVLSVSLIGSGMIGGAMIPEQFAYTLNPKNGAGMINVAFAHAIDAVGYVLNSELSEVMATLDSRRKTAQVIETGAIVAMETPDQIVINGKMKSGCVVSAHFRGGLSRGSNFRLEINGTQGDLIVTSSLGYPGLGETKVQGAQGEDAAMQNLDVPQKYITANADIGIIAMTVFNNYALLATDFKSGTKTTPTFADAVILHRLINAVEQSAATGSRQYT from the coding sequence ATGGAAAATGGAAAAATCGGCGTTGGTATCATTGGTGTTCATCCCTCGCGCGGATGGGCTATGACCGCGCATCTACCTGCGTTGCAAGCATCACCTGATTTCAAAATCGTTGCATTGACAAATTCAGATCCAACTATGGCGGAGGAATCGGCACTCAAGTTTAATGTACCGTATGCCTTCCAACTTCATGAGGATTTGTTGGCGTGTCCAGATGTGGATTTGGTTGTCGTTACCGTCAAAGTGCCATATCACTTTGAATTGGTGAGTGCTGCAATCCGGGCTGGAAAATCGGTTTATTGCGAATGGCCTTTGGCTAACGGACTGCAAGAGGCAGTTGAACTGGAACAACTCGCTAAAAAATACAAAGTTCATGCGGTGGTGGGATTGCAGTCTCGCACAACGCCGGAAGTTAATTTTATTCGTGACTTAATTCGCGATGGTTATGTAGGTGAGGTTCTGTCCGTTTCACTTATTGGTTCAGGAATGATCGGCGGAGCAATGATTCCTGAACAATTTGCTTATACTCTAAATCCAAAGAATGGTGCTGGGATGATAAATGTTGCCTTTGCCCATGCGATCGATGCTGTGGGTTATGTGCTGAACTCTGAGTTGAGTGAGGTTATGGCAACGTTAGATAGCAGGAGAAAGACAGCGCAGGTAATCGAAACAGGGGCGATCGTTGCGATGGAAACACCGGATCAAATTGTCATCAATGGTAAAATGAAAAGCGGCTGCGTGGTTTCTGCCCATTTTCGAGGGGGTTTATCACGAGGCAGCAATTTCAGGTTGGAGATTAACGGGACGCAAGGCGATCTGATTGTCACAAGTTCGCTTGGCTATCCTGGGCTTGGCGAAACTAAAGTCCAAGGCGCTCAAGGTGAAGATGCTGCTATGCAAAACCTTGATGTCCCGCAAAAATATATAACGGCAAATGCAGATATAGGGATAATAGCAATGACTGTTTTCAATAACTATGCCCTACTTGCTACCGATTTTAAAAGTGGAACAAAAACGACACCAACATTTGCAGATGCTGTGATTTTGCACCGTCTCATAAATGCAGTTGAACAATCGGCTGCAACTGGTAGTAGACAATATACCTAA
- a CDS encoding DUF1348 family protein translates to MNNPENPRLHLPSFAHESAIQKVRIAEDAWNTRNPEKVSLAYMSEGTGS, encoded by the coding sequence ATGAACAACCCCGAAAATCCTCGACTACACCTGCCGTCTTTCGCTCATGAATCTGCCATCCAAAAAGTCCGAATTGCAGAAGATGCTTGGAACACACGCAATCCTGAAAAAGTATCACTCGCTTACATGTCAGAAGGTACTGGCTCATGA
- a CDS encoding cysteine hydrolase, producing the protein MKINKNDTAVVVIDPQNDVLSEKGVSWDLVGESVKDNKTIENIERIFKAAKQNEFEVFISPHYYYPTDHSWKFAGNLEQMMLEVKEFDRRGALSLDGFLGSGADWLDRYKPFIEDGKTIVASPHKVYGPQTNDLVLQLRKRKISKVILLGMLANLCVEAHLRELLEQGFEVLVVKDATAAPRHPQLGDGYKAALINFGYIANAVLSTDEVVAAME; encoded by the coding sequence ATGAAAATCAACAAGAATGACACCGCAGTAGTCGTCATCGATCCGCAAAACGATGTCTTGAGCGAAAAAGGGGTTTCCTGGGATTTGGTGGGTGAGAGTGTTAAGGATAACAAGACTATCGAAAATATTGAGCGAATCTTCAAAGCCGCGAAGCAGAATGAATTCGAGGTTTTTATCTCCCCTCACTATTACTACCCCACCGATCATAGTTGGAAATTTGCCGGAAACCTAGAGCAAATGATGCTTGAGGTTAAGGAGTTCGATCGCCGTGGTGCGTTGAGCCTCGATGGATTCCTGGGATCGGGTGCTGACTGGCTCGATCGTTATAAGCCCTTCATTGAGGATGGCAAGACGATTGTGGCCAGTCCACACAAAGTCTATGGGCCGCAAACTAACGACCTCGTTTTGCAACTGCGTAAACGCAAGATTAGCAAAGTCATTCTACTTGGAATGTTAGCAAATCTTTGTGTTGAAGCTCATCTACGCGAATTGCTCGAACAGGGATTTGAGGTTCTTGTCGTTAAGGATGCAACAGCAGCCCCTCGGCATCCGCAACTGGGCGACGGCTACAAGGCAGCACTGATTAACTTTGGGTATATCGCCAATGCAGTCCTGTCTACGGATGAAGTTGTAGCAGCAATGGAGTAA
- a CDS encoding mercuric reductase: MEVDTQHYDDIIIGGGKAGKTLAPALVADGRKTALVERSLNTIGGGCINIACIPTKTMVASASVANTVRNSAAYGVKANTPIVNLAEVIQRKRSVVQSAREMNLHNLETALDNNLIVGEARFVAPKTIAVTTTEGNNRLLTAERLFINTGTRPLIPSVPGLTEVEFLTSESIMELEYLPEHLIVLGSGYIGLEFAQMFRRFGCRVTVIGQSEQILSQQDPDIAIAVQTVLERDGIKFLLNAKVLKVDRTGKAIKLQIQVANQEIELQGSHLLVAVGRAPTTDRLNLAAAGVTTDVRGFIVVNDRLETNVPGIWALGDINGGPQYTHVSLDDYRIIKANLIDGGNRNTSDRLIPSCLFIDPELAHVGLTETEARQQGYAIRVAKLDASAIPRAKTLGKTDGLLKVIVDTETGHILGSSLLCHEAGEVISTVQMVMQAQMPYTVLRDGVLTHPTMTEGLNLLFSKL, translated from the coding sequence ATGGAAGTGGACACTCAACACTATGACGATATTATTATCGGCGGCGGCAAAGCGGGTAAAACACTTGCACCAGCGCTAGTTGCTGACGGACGTAAAACCGCTCTGGTTGAACGCAGTTTAAATACGATCGGTGGCGGGTGCATCAATATCGCTTGCATTCCTACTAAAACGATGGTGGCGAGTGCCAGTGTTGCAAACACAGTGCGAAACAGTGCCGCTTATGGTGTTAAAGCCAATACACCCATCGTTAATTTAGCAGAGGTGATCCAACGAAAACGATCGGTTGTGCAATCTGCGCGTGAAATGAATTTGCACAATCTAGAAACGGCTCTGGATAACAACTTGATCGTCGGGGAAGCAAGGTTTGTTGCTCCCAAAACGATCGCAGTAACAACAACTGAGGGGAACAATCGCTTACTTACCGCCGAACGCTTATTTATTAATACAGGCACACGACCGTTAATTCCATCTGTACCCGGACTTACTGAAGTTGAGTTTTTAACGAGTGAGTCGATTATGGAGCTAGAATACTTGCCTGAACACCTGATCGTTCTCGGTAGTGGCTATATTGGTTTAGAGTTTGCTCAGATGTTTCGGCGCTTTGGCTGTCGCGTTACTGTCATTGGGCAAAGTGAGCAAATCCTGTCACAGCAAGATCCAGATATAGCGATCGCAGTTCAAACCGTTTTAGAACGAGATGGGATTAAATTCCTGTTGAATGCGAAAGTGCTCAAGGTCGATCGCACTGGCAAGGCAATCAAACTGCAAATCCAAGTCGCTAATCAGGAAATAGAGCTTCAAGGTTCACATTTGCTCGTTGCTGTTGGTCGTGCGCCAACTACCGATCGCTTAAATTTAGCTGCTGCTGGTGTGACAACTGATGTTCGTGGATTTATTGTAGTTAACGATCGCCTAGAGACGAATGTACCAGGCATTTGGGCATTAGGCGACATCAATGGCGGCCCGCAATATACTCATGTGTCCCTGGACGATTATCGGATTATCAAAGCGAATTTGATTGATGGCGGCAACCGCAACACAAGCGATCGCCTGATTCCCTCCTGTTTGTTCATCGATCCAGAACTGGCCCATGTGGGTTTGACTGAAACCGAAGCACGGCAACAAGGGTATGCCATTCGAGTAGCAAAACTAGATGCCTCAGCCATTCCCAGAGCGAAAACATTGGGTAAAACTGATGGCTTGCTAAAGGTGATCGTGGATACCGAGACAGGACATATTCTTGGTTCTTCACTCTTGTGTCATGAAGCGGGTGAAGTGATTTCAACGGTGCAAATGGTGATGCAAGCTCAAATGCCCTACACTGTTTTGCGCGATGGCGTGTTGACTCATCCCACAATGACCGAAGGGTTAAATTTGCTGTTTTCAAAGTTGTAA
- a CDS encoding DsbA family protein, giving the protein MNNDRKHRLLFVPPSTQDHKQGMLSAAAILVMYGDYQCQKSADVYRLLKVIGQQLSIALGEDYLCFIFRHFPQIEIHSQALRAAEAAEAAAVQGQFWQIHDILFIHQQQLADGYLVQYANDLGLDISQFLQDLFRHIHLERINQDIESGIHSGVTAAPALFINGIRYSDRWNMEQLIAAIVNTAN; this is encoded by the coding sequence GTGAACAATGACCGTAAACACCGTTTATTATTTGTCCCTCCTTCAACTCAGGATCATAAACAGGGGATGTTAAGTGCCGCTGCGATCCTGGTGATGTATGGAGATTATCAATGTCAAAAAAGTGCGGATGTTTATCGGTTACTGAAAGTCATTGGGCAACAACTCAGTATTGCGTTGGGAGAGGATTATTTGTGCTTTATTTTTCGTCATTTTCCGCAAATCGAAATTCATTCTCAAGCTCTACGGGCGGCTGAAGCGGCTGAAGCGGCTGCTGTTCAAGGTCAGTTTTGGCAAATACATGACATTTTGTTCATCCATCAACAACAGTTAGCAGATGGTTATTTAGTACAGTATGCCAACGATCTAGGACTCGATATCTCCCAATTTCTGCAAGATCTGTTTAGGCATATACATCTGGAGCGCATTAATCAAGATATTGAAAGTGGCATCCACAGTGGAGTAACGGCTGCCCCAGCTTTGTTTATTAATGGGATTCGGTATAGCGATCGCTGGAATATGGAGCAGTTGATAGCAGCCATTGTCAATACAGCAAATTGA
- a CDS encoding SDR family NAD(P)-dependent oxidoreductase, with translation MTNQTSSRVWLITGSSTGFGRTLAEAALAQGDRVIATARDVSKIQDLEQQYPQTGKAVCLDVTDPATIQTAVRSGLAAFTRIDVLVNNAGYGLMGAIEEVSDQQIRDQLETNFFGLLNVTRALIPIFKKQGVGHILNISSIGGRKTFPTMGLYHASKFAVEGLSESLAQELKPFGIKVTIVEPGGFETDFSGRSLMTAKQMPEYNSLRAEVVKFAAEQPRGHVPTGVQAMLKVVELPDPPLHLAIGPNALPTIVQKLFSDIEEYQRFEHIWQESTANAGVGFNFPSLTQQV, from the coding sequence ATGACGAATCAAACATCATCTCGCGTGTGGCTGATTACAGGCAGTTCTACGGGCTTTGGTCGAACTTTAGCTGAAGCTGCTTTGGCTCAAGGCGATCGTGTCATTGCAACGGCTCGTGATGTCAGCAAAATTCAAGATTTAGAGCAGCAATATCCGCAGACGGGAAAGGCAGTTTGTTTAGATGTTACCGATCCAGCAACCATTCAAACGGCTGTGCGGAGTGGTTTAGCAGCATTCACCAGAATTGATGTGCTGGTGAACAACGCGGGCTATGGATTGATGGGTGCAATTGAGGAGGTAAGCGACCAGCAAATCCGTGACCAACTTGAAACCAACTTCTTTGGGCTGCTCAATGTGACTCGTGCCCTCATTCCGATATTCAAGAAACAAGGCGTTGGTCATATCTTGAATATTTCTTCAATAGGCGGACGGAAAACATTTCCTACGATGGGGCTATATCATGCTTCTAAATTTGCAGTCGAAGGACTTTCAGAGAGCCTCGCACAAGAACTTAAACCTTTTGGCATTAAGGTGACAATTGTTGAGCCAGGAGGCTTTGAGACCGACTTTTCAGGTCGCTCTTTGATGACGGCAAAGCAAATGCCAGAGTACAATTCTCTCCGGGCGGAAGTGGTCAAATTTGCCGCAGAACAACCTCGTGGTCATGTACCAACGGGTGTTCAAGCCATGTTGAAAGTGGTGGAATTACCTGACCCGCCGCTTCACTTAGCGATCGGCCCCAATGCACTACCAACGATTGTGCAAAAACTTTTCTCAGATATCGAAGAATATCAGCGCTTTGAGCATATCTGGCAAGAGTCTACCGCCAATGCGGGCGTGGGATTTAATTTTCCTAGCCTCACCCAGCAAGTTTAG
- a CDS encoding alpha/beta fold hydrolase, which produces MTKFRTVSIDGLDIFYREAGSRSNPTILLLHGFPTSSHMFRNLIPALSDRFHVVAPDYPGYGNSSMPTVHEFDYTFDRLAEIVEKFITAIDLQRYSLYVMDYGAPIGFRIAAKHPERVEALIVQNGNAYEEGLGEFWKPIKAYWQDPSPENADKLKYLVTQEATKWQYTNGVRNPEAISPDNWNIDQPLLDRPGNDEIQLALFYSYGTNPPLYQQWQEYFRKYQPPTLIVWGKNDFIFPAEGAYPYKRDLQTLDFHLLDTGHFALEEEGNAIADHIVRFMTTHITS; this is translated from the coding sequence ATGACCAAATTTCGCACAGTTTCGATTGATGGTTTAGATATCTTTTACCGCGAAGCTGGCTCCCGTAGTAATCCCACAATTCTGCTGTTGCATGGCTTCCCCACCTCTTCTCATATGTTTCGCAATCTGATTCCCGCACTTAGCGATCGCTTTCATGTGGTTGCACCTGATTATCCGGGCTACGGTAACAGTTCTATGCCAACTGTGCATGAGTTTGACTATACGTTCGATCGCCTCGCCGAGATCGTGGAAAAATTTATTACCGCCATCGATCTCCAGCGCTACAGCCTTTATGTGATGGATTATGGTGCGCCCATTGGCTTTCGGATTGCGGCTAAACATCCAGAGCGAGTAGAAGCATTGATTGTCCAAAACGGGAATGCCTACGAGGAAGGTCTCGGCGAATTTTGGAAACCAATTAAGGCATACTGGCAAGACCCTTCTCCTGAGAATGCTGACAAGCTCAAATACCTTGTCACCCAAGAAGCAACGAAGTGGCAATATACCAATGGTGTTCGCAATCCTGAAGCGATCAGCCCTGATAACTGGAACATCGATCAACCCCTACTAGATCGCCCCGGAAACGATGAGATTCAACTCGCGCTGTTTTATAGCTATGGCACTAACCCACCGTTATATCAGCAATGGCAGGAGTATTTCCGCAAATATCAGCCACCTACCCTGATTGTTTGGGGTAAAAATGACTTTATCTTTCCAGCCGAAGGTGCTTATCCCTACAAGCGCGATTTGCAAACCCTTGATTTTCATTTACTCGATACCGGGCATTTTGCCCTGGAAGAGGAAGGAAATGCGATCGCTGACCATATCGTTCGCTTTATGACAACTCACATTACTTCATAG
- a CDS encoding SDR family oxidoreductase: MSLGRVGTPDEIAKAVVFLASDDSSFVNSIEMFVDDGIAQI, from the coding sequence ATCTCTCTTGGGCGGGTGGGTACGCCAGACGAGATAGCTAAAGCTGTTGTCTTCCTTGCATCGGATGACAGCAGCTTTGTTAACAGCATAGAGATGTTTGTCGATGACGGTATAGCACAGATTTGA